The sequence GGCGATGGCAACGATGGCTGCCTCCTCATAGTCCAGATTCGCGAGGACAACGACCATGACGCATACGCTGACGAAAAACGCTGCCCAGGCCTTCCAGTTATCCATATCCTGCCTCCGATCGGAGATCGCCCTGCCTGTCAACCACCCTGACCTGACCTGCTTCTCAAGGTTTCGACACGAAAGTCGATCGTTTTGTTTCAGAAACTAAAAGTTAAATTGATTTGTCGTTCCCGCCATAAGAAAAGCATGACCGTATGCTGAAACATTTGTAGATTCCCGATAGTCATATAAGCAATAGGGATACCGACCGGGATCCCTGTGAGGGGTCGAATCTGTCGGGCGAAACGGCCCTGTTCATGGCTGTGATGCGCTTGAGACAGGATGAGGCGACCCATGGATTTGAGCGATGAGGAGCTCGTCGCAAGGGCCCGGGAGGGAGACCGGCCGGCCTTCGCCCGTCTCGTCGAGCGGCACAGCGTTTCGGTGTTCAACCTGACGTTGCGGATCGTCGGAAACCGGGAAGACGCGGAAGAGGCCGCGCAGGACGTGTTCGTCCGGGCATTCAGAAGTCTCGACCGGTTTCGCGGGGATTCCAGGTTCTCTACGTGGCTCTATCGCATCGCCGTAAACGTGAGTCTGAGTTCGGCGCGCCGTTCCCGGCGGGATCTGTCCACTACTTCCCTATCGGAGCCTGAAGACGACGAGGACGGATTGCCGATGCAGCTGCCCGATCCGTCGGCGGACCCCGCTGAACGGTTCGAGCAGGCTGAATTCAGGGATCACGTAAGAAACATGGTGGCGTCGCTTCCGCCTATTTACAGCGCGGTGATTTCGATGTATCATATGCAAAGCCTGTCTTACGACGAGATCGCGGAAGCGCTGGAGCTGCCGATCGGCACCGTCAAGGCCCGGTTGTTCCGCGCCCGCGCCGCATTGCGGAAGCTGATCTACCGGTCCATCGAGCCCGATACGCTGAGTTAGGCTGGACCCGGCAACCCCGGTACAGAACGATCATGAACTGTGAATCTGCACAAAGAATGGTGTACGAGGCGGTCGACCGGGCGCTTTCCCCGGAAGAGCGCCGCCTGTTGGATGGCCACCTTGCCGGCTGCGAACGCTGCAGGTCGGAGGCGGCGGTTCTCGACGCGTTGATCGAGACGGTCGAAACGGCCCCGGCCGCCAAACCCACCGAAGCCTTCCTGTCCAACGTGATGGCGCAACTGCCCGCGCCTTCGCGGTCATCGTGGTTCGCGCCGGCCCTGGTCTTTCCCCGTCTCGTGTTCGCCTTTACGCTGGCCGCCGCCGCACTGATCTGGCTGTACCGTGCGTCACTCTTTGAAATCGTGGGAAGCCTCCCGCCCGTTCAGACGGTATCCGGGCCGGTGACGACCTTTATTCAGGATTTCCAGGCATACCTGCAAGCGCAGGCGGGCGCAGTCCTGACCCAATTTCCGGTACCGGTTTCCGCTTCGGTCGAATGGGGTTCCTTGCTGTTGGTCGCCACCACACTCGCGGTCGGCTACCTGCTCATACGCGCGGCCGAGAACCTGCATGTCGGCCGATCGAGCTTCCGGATCGATAGACGGTACTGAAATGCCTGCCCGCACGGGCTGAACAACCGCCGAGCATCCTGCCCCGGCACCCCCGCTTCTCACCCGAGAACCGGGCCGTTCCCATCCCGCATACCTGTTGACATTCCGCGCCTTAATCGTTTTATTTCACCCTGTTGCATACGGTTTGCAAAGGCGGCGGATTCCCCTGATATCGGGATGACCGGACGGTTTCCACATGTCGACGGAACACATTCGCAACTTCTCCATCATCGCGCATATCGATCACGGCAAATCGACGCTGGCGGATCGCCTGCTGGAGATGACGGGCACCGTGTCTCCCCTGAAGATGCGTGCCCAGATGCTCGACAATCTCGACCTGGAGCGGGAGCGGGGCATCACGATCAAGGCCCACGCGATCCGCATGTCCTACGATGCACCGGACGGACGGTCCTTCGCGTTGAATCTGATCGATACCCCCGGACACGTCGATTTTTCCTACGAGGTCTCCCGGAGCCTCGCGGCCTGTGAGGGCGCGCTCCTGATCGTGGACGCCGTACAGGGCATCGAGGCGCAGACGATCAGCAATCTGTACCTGGCCCTGGAGAACGACCTGACCATCATCCCGGTCATCAACAAGATCGATCTGCCCAACGCGCGGGTCGACGTCGTGACGGGCCAGATCGTGGATCTGCTGGGCGTCGACCCCGATGAAATCGTATTGACCAGTGCGAGGGACGGAATCGGTGTCGAAGCGGTACTGGAGGCCATCCTGGACCGTATCCCGCCCCCGGAACCCGACGATGGTCCCTTGCGGGCCCTCATCTTCGATTCGATCTTCGATCAATACCGGGGCGCGGTGCCTTACGTACGCGTCGTGAGTGGCGAAATTAAGCCGGGCATGCACATCAGGATGTGCTCCAACGACAAGCAGTTCGAAGTCGCCGAGACCGGAGTGCTCCGTTTCGACAAGGCGCCCGTGGATGCGCTCACGGCCGGGGAGGTCGGTTATCTGATCGGGAATATCCGCAACGTGGCCGACGCCAGCGTGGGTGACACGGTTACCGACGCCGCCCGGCCCTGCGACGAGCCGCTGCCCGGCTACCGGGAGGCCAAGTCCATGGTGTTCAGCGGGCTCTACCCGACGACATCGGAGGATTACGAACCGCTGAAGGAGGCCCTCGAGAAGTACCAGCTGAACGACGCCGCCCTGGTGTATGAACCCGAGACGTCGGTGGCCCTCGGATTCGGCTTTCGCTGCGGATTCCTCGGTCTGCTCCACATGGAAGTCGTGCAGGAACGGCTCGAACGGGAGTACGGGCTCACGATCCTGGCCACCATGCCCAGCGTGGAGTACCGGATCACGACCACCGCCGGCGAAGTGCTCATGGTGGACAACCCGGCCGACATGCCCGATGCCACGTACATCGACGCCGTGGAAGAGCCGTTCATCCAGGCCCAGATCGTCGTCCCGCACGACTACATCGGCAATATCATGAAACTGACCCGGGACCGACGGGGCGTCTACAAGGCCATGGAATATCTCGACCCGACCCGGGTCGCCCTGCAGTACGAACTGCCGCTGGCGGAGATCGTCTTCGACTTCTACGACCGGTTGAAATCGATCAGCCGCGGCTACGCCTCCTTCGACTACGACTTCCTGGAATACCGTACCTCGCCCCTGGTCAGGCTGAACCTGCTGCTCAACGGCGACCTGGTGGATGCCCTGTCGATCATCATCCACAAGGATAAGGCCTACGAGTGGGGACGCGAGCTGTGCCAGCGGCTGCGCAAGATCATCCCGCGGCAGATGTTCGAGGTCGCCGTCCAGGCCGCCATCGGCGGCCGCGTCATCGCGCGGGAGTCGATCCGTCCCCTGCGCAAGAACGTCACGGCCAAATGCTACGGCGGCGACATCACGCGGAAGCGCAAGCTCCTGGAACGTCAGAAGGAGGGCAAGCGGCGCATGAAGCAGGTGGGAAACGTCGAAGTGCCGCAGGAAGCCTTCCTGGCGGTACTGGATATACGGGGCGAAGGCGCGGCAGTGGGAGGCTGAACGCCCGGAGCGGGATGTCCCGGTGGATGGCACGGTTCCTGGAGGATTCGAACCCTTGGCAAGAAACAAGTCGCTGCTCAGAGAGTACGTGGAAATCCTGCTGTTCACCGTACTGCTCTTCCTCTTCATACGGGCGGAGGTCGTCCAGGCGTTTCGCATACCGTCGGAGTCCATGGAGGCCACCCTCCAGGTAGGGGACTTCCTGCTGGTCAACAAGTTCATCTACGGTCCCGGTATTCCGTTCACCGATATACGCATGCCCGCCTGGCGTGATCCCGAACCCGGCGATATCCTGGTGTTTCCCTATCCCCGCAACCCGGCACAGATGTTCATCAAAAGATGCATCGCCGTCTCCGGCCAGAAGGTGGAAATCCGGGACAAGCGCGTATACGTGGACGACGTGATGGTGGAGAATCCGCCGCAGGTCAAGTTCGATGACCCGTCGGTCAGGGCGGCGACCCGAAGCACGCGAGACAACTGGGGTCCCAAGATCGTCCCGGCGGACGCCCTGTTCGTCATGGGCGACAACCGGGACTACAGTTCCGACAGCAGGTACTGGGGATTCGTGGACCGGGAGGACGTGGTGGGCAACGCCTTCATCATCTACTGGTCCTGGGAACGCCACCGCGAGGACCCCGAACTGGTGTGGCAGTCGTCCAGACCCCTGGAGAGCGTCGCCTCGCTGGTCTACGTACTGGGGTACAATATCGTGCATGTTCCGTGGCGGGTCCGCTGGAACCGCATCGGCAGAATCGTCATGTAGATCGTCGTGCGACTCAGTAGTTCGGGGCGCAATCACAGCAGATCGGGGCGCAAACCCATTGGCCGGCCTCTACGTTCATATTCCCTTCTGCAGCCACGCCTGTCCATACTGCGATTTCTCCTTTGAATTGCTCAAGGGCGGCCGGGTGGACGATCTGCTGGCCGCCCTGGACACCGAGGCGGAGCGGCGCGGCCACGAATCACCCTGGGCCGACGGCGTCTTCGACACGGTCTTCCTGGGAGGCGGCACGCCCACCTGCCTCACGGACCGACAGTTGGACCGCGTCTTCCGGACGATCCATGATCGATTCCGGGTCGCCCCCCATGCCGAGATCACGGTGGAAGCGAATCCGGATACGGTCAGCGTCGCCAAGCTGAAGCGGCTTCGCGGCTTGGGGGTCGACCGGATCTCCATCGGCGTCCAGTCCTTCTCCCCCGATATCCTGCTGACACTCGGTCGTCGCCATACGGCGGACCGGGCCGAAAAGGCGTTTGCGTCCGCCAGGGAAGCCGGTTTCCGGAACGTCAATCTCGATCTCATGTTCGGCGTGCCCGGCCAGTCGGCGGCGGTCTGGGCGGATACGCTGGAACGGGCGGTTACCCTGGACCCCGAGCACCTTTCGGTCTACGGCCTGACGATCGAGCCGGGTACGGAATACGCCCGGCTGGCGGAACAGGGCGCGCTGGACCTGCCGGACGAAGGGTGGCACACGGCCCTGTATTTCCAGGCCCTGGACCGGCTTTCCGACGCCGGTTTCCGGCAGTATGAGATCTCCAACCTGGCGAAACCGGGATTTGCATGCAGGCACAACGAATCCTGCTGGAAGGGCGGCGAATACCTGGGGCTGGGGCCGTCGGCCCACTCGCGCATGGACGGACGGAGACTCGCCAATGCGCGCGGTCTCGCCGACTACCTGCATGCCATGGATGCACAGGGAGAAGCCACCGATATGGATGAAACGCTTTCGGTGGACGAACGTATACACGAGTATATCTTGCTGAGCCTGAGATCCGTGGATGGCCTGGACACCCGGCTCTTCCGAGACCGCTACGGGGACGACGCCATGGACGAACGGGACCCGGCCATCCATGCCCTGGCCGGCGAGGGGTTGCTTGCTAAACGCGGATCGCGGCTCTGCCTGACCCGGAGAGGACTGGCCCTGGCCGACAGCGTCTGCGAATATCTCATGTAGCGGTGTGGCGGGGCAAGGTCGTTTCAGAAAGCGAAGACAACATGAAGAAGATCAGGGTGGGCATCCTGTGCGGGGGCCGGTCGGCGGAACACCAGGTCTCGCTGCAGTCGGCCAGGAATATCGTCGACGCCATCGACCGGGACCGGTACGAGGTCGTGCTGATCGGGATCGACCGAACTGGCCAGTGGCACCTGGGCGATTCGGCGGGATTCCTGCTCAACGCCCACGATCCGAAACAGATCGCCCTGAACCGCCTGAGCGAGACGGTGACCCTCGCACCCGGAGCGCCCAGCGATCCGGTGACGACCACGACGACGCACCGGCCGGCCGGAGACATCGACGTCATATTCCCCGTGCTTCACGGCCCCTTCGGTGAGGACGGCACGGTACAGGGCCTGCTCAAGCTGGCCAATCTGCCCTTTGTCGGTTCGGGCGTCCTGGGATCTGCGGTGTCCATGGACAAGGACGTGATGAAGCGCCTGCTGCGGGACGCTGGCATCGCCATCGCCGAGTTCATGACCTTCGTATCCTCCGGGCGAGACCGGATCTCCTTCGATGAAGTGCGGGACCGGCTGGGCATGCCCTGTTTCATCAAGCCCGCCAACCTGGGTTCCTCCGTCGGAATCACCAAGGCCCGCGATGCCCGTGAATTCGAAGCGGGCGTACGTGAGGCGTTCCGGTACGACCGGAAGATCCTGGTGGAAGAGTGCGTAAGCGGCCGCGAGATCGAATGCGCCGTGCTGGGGAATGCCCGGCCCTGCGCCTCCGGCCTGGGCGAGGTACGGCCCGCCCATGAGTTTTATTCTTACGAGGCAAAGTACATCGACGAGCACGGCGCCGAACTGGAGATTCCGGCCCAATTGCCGCCGGACCTGACAGAGAAGATCCGCGCGACCGCCGTGGAGGCCCACAGGATTCTGGCCTGCGAGGGCATGTCCCGGGTGGACTTCTTTCTGAAGGAAGACGGCGAAATCCTGGTCAACGAGCTCAATACCATTCCCGGGTTCACCCGGATCAGCATGTTCCCCAAGCTGTGGGAAGTCACCGGCGTCTCCTACGCCGACCTGATCGACCGCCTGATCCAGCTTGCGCTGGAACGTTTCGATGAAGAGGAATCGCTCGAAACATAGCCCGGCAGTATGGTTGTTTCATGGACTTTTTTATATTGTCAATGTTGATCGAAATAAAAATCAACATATGTTTTTGTTGGGGACATACCCCGGGCCCATCATCTTGAAAACGGATATGGTCGTTGTCGGCACAGTCGTCATCGGCCTGTCCATCGCGTGCGAACGCGTGCGAACTGCATTGTCGCGGGACGGGCGTAACGCCGGCCGGATTTCGCTTGACACGGCGCCGGCCGCCGAGTTAGAATACCTTGTGTAGCGGCCGTCTCCGGTCCTGTCCATCCCGCGGGAATAGCTCAGTTGGCAGAGCATCAGCTTCCCAAGCTGAGGGTCGCGGGTTCGAGCCCCGTTTCCCGCCTGTCTGCCCTGTGGCGTTCTTGTCCACAGGGCGTTTTCTTTCAAGGGAGGTACCCGTGAGCAGAGCGGCGGTCTGCCAGGCCGGCCTCGGACTGGTCATCGCGGCCCTGGTGTGCACCGGGTGCGGCGCGAAGACCATGCAGTA is a genomic window of Gemmatimonadota bacterium containing:
- a CDS encoding sigma-70 family RNA polymerase sigma factor, producing the protein MRRPMDLSDEELVARAREGDRPAFARLVERHSVSVFNLTLRIVGNREDAEEAAQDVFVRAFRSLDRFRGDSRFSTWLYRIAVNVSLSSARRSRRDLSTTSLSEPEDDEDGLPMQLPDPSADPAERFEQAEFRDHVRNMVASLPPIYSAVISMYHMQSLSYDEIAEALELPIGTVKARLFRARAALRKLIYRSIEPDTLS
- the lepA gene encoding elongation factor 4; its protein translation is MSTEHIRNFSIIAHIDHGKSTLADRLLEMTGTVSPLKMRAQMLDNLDLERERGITIKAHAIRMSYDAPDGRSFALNLIDTPGHVDFSYEVSRSLAACEGALLIVDAVQGIEAQTISNLYLALENDLTIIPVINKIDLPNARVDVVTGQIVDLLGVDPDEIVLTSARDGIGVEAVLEAILDRIPPPEPDDGPLRALIFDSIFDQYRGAVPYVRVVSGEIKPGMHIRMCSNDKQFEVAETGVLRFDKAPVDALTAGEVGYLIGNIRNVADASVGDTVTDAARPCDEPLPGYREAKSMVFSGLYPTTSEDYEPLKEALEKYQLNDAALVYEPETSVALGFGFRCGFLGLLHMEVVQERLEREYGLTILATMPSVEYRITTTAGEVLMVDNPADMPDATYIDAVEEPFIQAQIVVPHDYIGNIMKLTRDRRGVYKAMEYLDPTRVALQYELPLAEIVFDFYDRLKSISRGYASFDYDFLEYRTSPLVRLNLLLNGDLVDALSIIIHKDKAYEWGRELCQRLRKIIPRQMFEVAVQAAIGGRVIARESIRPLRKNVTAKCYGGDITRKRKLLERQKEGKRRMKQVGNVEVPQEAFLAVLDIRGEGAAVGG
- the lepB gene encoding signal peptidase I — its product is MARNKSLLREYVEILLFTVLLFLFIRAEVVQAFRIPSESMEATLQVGDFLLVNKFIYGPGIPFTDIRMPAWRDPEPGDILVFPYPRNPAQMFIKRCIAVSGQKVEIRDKRVYVDDVMVENPPQVKFDDPSVRAATRSTRDNWGPKIVPADALFVMGDNRDYSSDSRYWGFVDREDVVGNAFIIYWSWERHREDPELVWQSSRPLESVASLVYVLGYNIVHVPWRVRWNRIGRIVM
- the hemW gene encoding radical SAM family heme chaperone HemW — translated: MFRGGSAGTASAESSCRSSCDSVVRGAITADRGANPLAGLYVHIPFCSHACPYCDFSFELLKGGRVDDLLAALDTEAERRGHESPWADGVFDTVFLGGGTPTCLTDRQLDRVFRTIHDRFRVAPHAEITVEANPDTVSVAKLKRLRGLGVDRISIGVQSFSPDILLTLGRRHTADRAEKAFASAREAGFRNVNLDLMFGVPGQSAAVWADTLERAVTLDPEHLSVYGLTIEPGTEYARLAEQGALDLPDEGWHTALYFQALDRLSDAGFRQYEISNLAKPGFACRHNESCWKGGEYLGLGPSAHSRMDGRRLANARGLADYLHAMDAQGEATDMDETLSVDERIHEYILLSLRSVDGLDTRLFRDRYGDDAMDERDPAIHALAGEGLLAKRGSRLCLTRRGLALADSVCEYLM
- the ddlA gene encoding D-alanine--D-alanine ligase — translated: MKKIRVGILCGGRSAEHQVSLQSARNIVDAIDRDRYEVVLIGIDRTGQWHLGDSAGFLLNAHDPKQIALNRLSETVTLAPGAPSDPVTTTTTHRPAGDIDVIFPVLHGPFGEDGTVQGLLKLANLPFVGSGVLGSAVSMDKDVMKRLLRDAGIAIAEFMTFVSSGRDRISFDEVRDRLGMPCFIKPANLGSSVGITKARDAREFEAGVREAFRYDRKILVEECVSGREIECAVLGNARPCASGLGEVRPAHEFYSYEAKYIDEHGAELEIPAQLPPDLTEKIRATAVEAHRILACEGMSRVDFFLKEDGEILVNELNTIPGFTRISMFPKLWEVTGVSYADLIDRLIQLALERFDEEESLET